Part of the Pseudarthrobacter sp. L1SW genome, CACCGGTTCTCGACGCCGGGCAGCAGGGCGTCCTGCTGGGCTTTGTTGAAGCGGTGGATCTCGTCAAGGAACAGGACGGTAGTGGTTTTGTACAGGTCCCTCGCGGTGAGGGCGTCGTCCATTACCCGCCGGACGTCCTTGACGCCGGCAGTGATGGCGGACAGCTCCACGAACTTCCGGCCGGGTCCCCTGGCAATCACGTGCGCCAGGGTGGTCTTGCCGGTTCCGGGAGGGCCCCACAGGATCAGCGAACTGGGCCCCGCCGGTCCGGCGGCATCCGCGCCTGCCGCGAGTTGCCGCAGCGGCGAACCCTGCCCCAGGAGGTGCTGCTGGCCCACCACTTCATCGAGGGTGCGGGGCCGCATCCGCACGGCCAGGGGGCTCCGCGGCTGGGCGCTTCCGCCTTGCTTGGTGCTGGCGGAGGCGACGGGACCGGCCTCGTCGCCGTCGTCGTCGTTGCCGGGACCATGCCCGAAGAGATCTTCCACATAGATAGGCTACTTCCAGTTCACCTCCCGGTTCCGCCGGGAGCCATGCCAGCCAGCGAAGGGTCGCCGCATATGTCCGTGCATGCCACTGGCGCAGCCAGGCCGCCGTCCGTGCGGACCGCTTTTGTATCCGGCGCCCGGCTGGCCGGATGGGCAGGGCGGTTTGGTGCGGCGCACGGCGGGTACTGGCTGGAGGATGGCGACGACGGACTGCGGCTGATTGCCGCAGACGGCGCCGAAGCGTTGCTGCAGCCGCCGTGGCCGGTTGACGGCCGGCCCGGCCGTGGGACGGATGCCCTTGAGCGGCTCGCCTCCCTCGCATCACAGCCGCGCAGGCTTGGCCTCCTGCTGGTCCGCCGTGGAGGATACGGCGTGGCCGTGGTGGGTGAGGGCGCGGTCCTGGCCTCCAAGGTGGGCTCCACCTATGTGCAGTCCCGGTCCGCAGCGGGCGGCCAGTCGCAGCAGCGGTTCGCACGCCGGCGGGGCAACCAGGCGGATGCTCTCGTTGGTGTTGTGGCAGAGCATGCCGGCCGGGTGTTCAGCAGCGCGTCCTTTGAATACGTGGTTCCCGGGGGCGACAGGGTCCTGTCCGGCCTTGTCCTTGAGCATCCGTCCCTGAGGGGCTATGCCGCCTTGCCCCGGCTCGCGTACCTCGATGTCCCGGATCCGAAGGCCGCTGTGCTGAAGAAGGCGGCAGCGGACGCGTGCGCGGTCCGGATCCAGGTAACAGACCCTTCCTGAGTTCAGCAGCCGCTAAGTGCGCGCCGTGGCCGCTGCTGGCGATAGATGTACCGGCCCGACTCCGTAAATCCTGCCTGGCTGTACAACTGCCGGGCAGCATGGTTCGCGGCTGTGACCAGCAGCCAGGAACTGTCCACTCCGCGCGCGCCTCCTTCGGCGAGAAGCGCCTGGAGCACCGTCGCCGCATAGCCGCGTCGGCGTGCCGATGGGGACGTGGCCATGCAGTAGATTCCTCCGGTTCCATGCACCATAGCGAGGCGGCCGACGGCGGCGGGGACGCCGTCGTCGTCCCTCGCAAGGGCATACAGCGAAGGGCACCCGGCCAGGATGCCGCGCGCCGTTTCCCGCTCCGCCTCTCCGCCGCGGCCGTCCACGCTCCACCAGAGATCCAGCCATTCCGCGTCCGGCCCGTCGAGAACCTCCACGCCCGCACCCGCGGCGCCCCTGAAGCCGTTCCCCGAAGGCCGGGACATGATCAGCGTCTCGGACTGCCGGGTGAAGCCCTGCGCGTCCAGGACCTGGTTCAGCCCGGTATTGGCGGGGGAATCCGTCACCTGGAAGATGAGCGGCAAACGCCGCTCCCGGTACCACTGCATCGCCTCGCGCAATGCGTCCACAGGATCCTCCGCGGCGTCCCGGGGCCACACCGAATTTGCCCGCTGGGTAACCCCGGCAGCGGCACGGAGCACCCACTCCCCCGTGTCCCGGCGCTCAAGGGCAGGCCAGGCAGCATCCATGAGCACGTCGTAGGCGGGGGCCTGCCGGCCCGGGAAGATGAGGACCACTAGGGGCTTCCTGTCTGCGGATAAGCCTGGAGGCCCTCCCTGCGGGAGAGCCTCCGGGCCAAACGGGGTAACGCCCTACTTGCCTTCTGCAGGCTTGGCTTCCGGTTTGAAGTCCACGCCGGCTTCCTTGCGCTGCTGGGGCGTGATCGGCGCGGGGGCCGCGGTCAGCGGGTCATAGCCGTTGCCGGTCTTGGGGAAGGCGATGACGTCGCGGATGGACTCAACCCCTGCAAGCAGTGCCACCACGCGGTCCCAGCCAAAGGCGATGCCGCCGTGCGGAGGGGCACCGTATTTGAAGCCCTCCAGCAGGAAACCGAACTTGGTCTGGGCATCTTCCCGGTCGAGGCCCATCAGTTCGAACACCCGCTCCTGGACATCGCGCTCGTGGATACGGATGGAACCGCCGCCGATTTCGTTGCCGTTGCAGACGATGTCATAGGCGTAGGACAGCGCTGATTCCGGGTCCTTGTCAAAGGTCTCCAGGAACTCCGGCTTGGGCGAGGTGAAGGCGTGGTGCACGGCGGTCCACTTGCCGGCCCCCACGGCCACGTCACCAGAAGCGACGGCCGCGGCGGCAGGCTCGAACATGGGCGCGTCAACCACCCAGCAGAAGGCCCAGGCGCTGGGGTCGATCAGGCCGGTGCGGTGGCCGATTTCCACCCGGGCAGCACCGAGCAGTGCCCGTGCCGCAGGCTTCTCCCCGGCTGCGAAGAAGATGCAGTCACCGGGCTTGGCGCCAACGGCATCCGCCAGGCCTGCGCGCTCCGTGTCGGTCAGGTTCTTGGCCACCGGTCCGGCGAGCTCGCCGTCTTCCTTGAACAGGACGTAGGCAAGGCCCTTGTGGCCGCGCTGCTTGGCGAATTCCTGCCAGCCGTCCAAGGTGCGGCGCGGCTGGGAAGCACCGCCCGGCATCACCACGGCGCCGACGTAAGGCGCCTTGAACACGCCAAAGTTGGTGTCCTTGAAGAACCCGGTCAGTTCCGTGAGCTCCACGCCAAAGCGAAGGTCCGGCTTGTCCGAGCCATACCGGGCCATGGCGTCCGCGTAGGTGATCCGCTGGATCGGCGTGGGGATCTCGACGTCGATCAGCTTCCACAGTGCTTTGACGATGTTTTCGCCGAGGGCAATGATGTCGTCCTGGTCCACGAAACTGGCTTCGATGTCCAGCTGGGTGAACTCCGGCTGCCGGTCGGCGCGGAAGTCCTCATCACGGTAGCAGCGGGCAATCTGGTAATACTTCTCAAAGCCGCCCACCTGCAGCAACTGCTTGAACAACTGCGGGGACTGCGGAAGGGCGTACCAGGACCCCGGGGCCAGGCGGGCCGGGACCACGAAGTCGCGGGCGCCTTCAGGCGTTGACCGGGTCAGCGTGGGGGTCTCAACCTCCACGAAGCCGTCCTTGTGCAGCAGTTCGCGCGCCACACGGTTGGCTTCGGAACGCAGCCGGAGGTTGCGGGCGGGGCCAGGCCTGCGCAGGTCCAGGTAGCGGTGCTTCAGGCGTGCTTCCTCGCCCACTTCAACATGCTCGTCGATCTGGAACGGCAGCGGCTCGGAGGTGTTGAGGATGACCACCTTGTCCGCCATGACCTCGATCTCGCCGGTGGCCAGGGCCGGGTTCTCGTTGCCCTCGGGCCGCTTGGAGACGGCGCCGGTGACCTGCAGGACGTACTCGTTGCGCAGGCCGTGGAAGACTTCTTCCTCGCGGACCACAACCTGGGCCACGCCGGAAGCATCGCGCAGGTCCACGAAGGCCACACCACCGTGATCACGACGGCGGCCCACCCAGCCAGCCAGGGTTACGGTTTGTCCAATGTGCTCGGAACGAAGGGATCCGAGGTCATGTGTGCGCAGCACAGCACGCCTTTCTGCGGGGTAACAGCGGGAAGTCGATCGGGAAGTTCAATAGGATCGTTGCGGGAACGATTCCGTTCGAGTTTACCCGCTGCCAAGGGACTGTCACCGCATGAGCGCACACCAGCAACTTCAACGCAGGCTCAGCACGTTGGACGCCACCGCCATAGGGCTCGGCTCCATGCTGGGCGCCGGGGTGTTCGTGGTCTTCGCTCCGGCCGCGGCGCTGGCCGGCCAACTGCTGGCCTTGTCGGTGGTCATCGCCGGGGCCGTGGCCTACTGCAACGCGGTGGCATCCGCGGCCCTGGCCGCGAAGTACCCCACCAGTGGGGGGACGTACGTCTACGGGCGCGAACAGCTCGGTGAGTGGCCGGGGTTCCTGGCCGGCTGGGGTTTTGTTACGGGCAAGACTGCGTCCTGCGCCGCCATGGCGCTGACGTTCGGAAGCTACGCCTGGCCGCAGTACGCCGTGCCGGTGGCCGTGGCTGCGGTTGTTGCCCTGACTGGCGTGAACCTGCTGGGCATCACACGGACGGCGCTGCTCACAAAAATCCTGCTCTGCGTGGTCCTGGCCACCCTCAGCTTCGTGGCTGTTGCCGCTGCGGTGGGGCCACACCCGGCTCCGGGACCGGCCGGACCCGCGGGCATGGCTTCCCCGGGAGGAGTGCTGCCGGCAGCTGGGCTCATGTTCTTCGCCTTTGCCGGCTACGCCCGGATTGCCACCCTCGGCGAGGAGGTCAAGGATCCCGTCCGCGCCATCCCGCGTGCCATCCTTGCCGCCCTCGCGGGTGCCTTTGCCATTTACCTCGTCCTGGCGCTGCTCCTGCTGAACCACCTTCCCGGCGGGCAGCTCGCTTCAACCAGGACGCCGCTGCTCGACGCCGTGCTGCAGTCCGGCCTGGCAGCGGGGGCCCCGGCCGTCCAGGCCGGAGCCGCGGCCGCGTGCCTGGGCGCGCTCCTGGCACTCATCACCGGCGTCGGCCGCACCACCCTGGCCATGGCCAGGGAGCGCGACCTGCCCGGGTTCCTTGCGCGGGTGGGCGGAAGGCACACCGTGCCGTACGCCGCGGAACTCGCAGTTGCCGCCGTCGTGATCCTGCTGCTTGTCACCACGGACGTTATGACGGTGGTGGGCTTCTCCAGCTTCGGCGTACTGATCTACTACGCAGTGGCCAACGCGGCGGCGTACACGTTGCCCGTGCACCCGGGATATGCGCCGAAGTGGCTGAACGCCGCCGGTTTCCTGGCCTGCCTGCTGCTTGCCTTCACCTTGCCGCCGGCCCCGGTTCTCACCATGGCCGGGGTACTGGCAGCCGGCGTGGCGGGGCGGTGGCTGGTGCTCCGGCTGCGGCGCTAAAGAGCTGCGGCAGGCTCCGTCACCGTCGACACCTGGACGGCCAGGTCTTCCGACGGCGGCATCCAGGTTTCCGGGGCGGCCACCACCTGTTCACCGGTGCGGATGTCCTTGACCTGGTGCGTTCCGTCGTCGTCCGTGAACCACACAAAGGGAATGCCGCGCCGGTCGGCGAACTTGATCTGCTTGCCGAACTTCTCCGCTTTGGCTGCCACTTCAGTAGGGATGCCCCGGCTGCGCAGCTGGGCGGCCACGTCCTGGGCGGCATCCCAGCTTTCATCATGCGTGAGGGCCACCAGCACCGCGGTGGGAACCGAACGCGACGCCCTTGCCAGGTCCTGGCTCAGAATGCGGGACACCAGGCGGGTGACTCCGATCGAAAGCCCCACGCCCGGGAACTTCCGGTTCCCCTTCGAGGCCAGGGCGTCATACCGGCCGCCGGAGCAAATCGAGCCGAGCTGTTCATGTCCCACCAGGACGGTTTCCACAACGGTTCCCGTGTAGTAGTCCAGGCCGCGGGCGATGCTCAGATCCGCCACCACCTTGCCGGGGGCACGCTGCACTGCAGCCTCGATCACCTGCTCGAGTTCACTCAGGCCTTCGTCGAGGAGTTCATCGCTGACGCCCAGCGCCTGGACCTGTGCCACAAACGAGGTGTCCTCGGTGCGGATTCCAGCCAACTGCAGGGCCTTCCGGGCCTGCTCGTCGGTGGCACCCAGTTCAGTCTTCAGCAGTTCAGCCACCTTCGCGGCGCCGATCTTTTCGAGTTTGTCGATGCTCCGCAGCACCCCTGCGGTGTCATCCAGGCCGATTCCGCGGTAGAAGCCCTCGGCGAGCTTCCTGTTGTTGATGCGCAGGCGGAAGTCAGGGATGGGGAGGGCGCTGAGGGCCTCAGCGATCACCAGGGCGATCTCGACGTCGTAACGGAACGGCAGGTCGCCGTCGCCCACCACGTCAATGTCCGCCTGGGTGAACTCGCGGGCGCGGCCTTCCTGTGGGCGCTCGCCGCGCCATACCTTCTGGATCTGGTACCGCCGGAAGGGAAAGGCAAGGTAGCCGGCGTTTTCGACGACGTAGCGGGCAAAAGGAACAGTGAGGTCGAAATGCAGGGCAAGGGCATGCGGATCGGCCTTGCCCTCTTTAACGGGGTTGGCGCTTTCATCGTCCTGCAGCCGGCTGAGCCCGTAGACTTCCTTGTCGATTTCACCCTTGCGCAGCAGCTGGCCCACCGTCTCCACAGCGCGGGTCTCAATGGAGGAGAACCCGTGCAGTTCAAAAACGCGGCGGAGCGTATCCAGCACATGGAGCTCCACCAGCCGCTCCTCGGGAAGCCACTCGGGGAATCCGGACAGGGAGGCGGTGCGTGCCATGGTGGAGTTTCTCCTCTTGGTGAACGGCTGCCGGGACCTGCGTGGCAATCGGCCCGAAACGGGCTTGCGACGACAGCAGTCCAGCCAGTCATGCATAAACTATGTGCGGCAGTCAGTTTATGCGTCATCCGCCGCCATCTCTAATGCAGCGGAGCGGCAGGGCTCGGCCGCCAAACAACTGCTGACCGGGCCCCAAGCCGGGCCTGCAGCAGCCCGACAATAAGGAGGACCCTTGGCGGCCAATTCACGCAGTGCCCGCGAAACCAAACGGCGCATTCAGCAGATGGAAGCCAAGCGTGCCCTGCGGCGGGACCAGGAGGGCCGGCGCAAGCGTGACAACCTGGTCGCCGCCGGTGCCGGAGCGACCGCAGTGGTCCTCGCCGTCGTGCTCCAACTCACTGTCTTTGCCGGCAACCCGACCGAGGAGGAATTCGCCGCGGCGCAAGCGGACCTGGCCAGCCCGCCGGCCACCGCCAGCCCCTCGGCGACGCCGTCTGCGCAGGCAACGAATGGTCCCCACATTCCTGCGGCCGGCACCGCCGCAGGCAAGACGTTCACCGGCGAACTCGTGCTTAACGGCAGCCCGCTGGGTGTGGAACTGGACGGAACCAGCGCGCCGCAGGCCGCCGCCGTCTTCAAGTCCCTCAGCGACGAGGGCTACTACAACGGAAAGAACTGCCACCGGCTGACCACCGGCGAGGCCTTCGGCGTCCTCCAGTGCGGCTCGCCCACCGGCGACGGGCAGGGCGACCCGAATTACACGTGGGGGCCGCTCGAGAACACGCCGGCGGACAACACCTATCCGGCAGGAACCATCGCCGTCGCCCGGACGGGCAACAACGCCTATGGAAACGGCACCCAGTTCTTCATCGTCTACAAGGACACCGTGATTCCGGCCGACAGCGCAGGGGGCTACACGGTCGTGGGGAAGGTGACATCCGGGCTGGATGTAGTGTCCAGCGTGGCTGCTGCCGGGATCACCCCAGGCAGCAGCGTCACAGACGGCGCGCCCGTTGAACCAGTCACGATAGACTCGTTTTCTCTGAAGTAGGAAGCCCGGCCGGAGCGGCCGCGGTGCAGTACGTGAGTATTTCCCTCCAAGCGAAAGACTTTTAGCGGTGACAGACAGTCAGAAATCCGACGAAACAGCAACAGACCTGACCGAAGCGGCGGCCCCCGGGGCTTCCGGTGAGGCCCCTGAAGCGGCCGGCACCCCCGCTGCGGATGCAAGCGATACCGGGGCTGCTGCAGAAGAACCAGCCGCCGGCCAGGCTCCGGCGGGCGAAACGCCGGCCGAAGCTGCTCCCGCCCCTGCACCTGCGCCTGCCCCCTCGCCCCGGTCAGCAGCGCCGTCTCCGGCCGCTTTCGCTTCCCGTCCCAAGCCTGCCGCCGCGGCCCCGGCTGCAGCCGCGGTACCGGCCGCACCGGCCACCTCCCTGGCGGAGGCCTCAAAGTGGGGCCGGGTTGAAGGGGACGGACACGTCTTCCTGACCATTGACGGCAGCGAGCACGCCGTTGGACAGTACCCCGGCGTAAGCGACGACGAAGCCCTCGCCTACTTCGCCCGGAAATACGACGACGTGGCAGCGCAGATCGTGCTGCTTGAACAGCGCGTCACGTCCAAGGCCCCCAGCACCGATATGCAGAAGACCGTGACGCACCTGCGGGAGCAGCTTGCGGAGCGCAACATGGTGGGCGACCTGCGTTCTGCGGAGGCCCGGCTGGACAAGCTCTCCGAGCAGATCGTTGAGCTGGAGAAAGCAGAGAAGGCCGAGCACGACGCCGTCCGCGCGTCTGAGCTCGCGGCCCGCGAGGCGATCGTTGCGGAGGCCGAGCAGATCTCCGGCCAGGATCCGGCACAGACGCAGTGGAAGACCTCCAGCGCCAGGATGAACGAACTTTTTGAGACCTGGAAGGCAGCCCAGAAGAGCGGCATTCGCCTGGGCCGCAGCAACGAGGACGCATTGTGGAAGAGGTTCCGCGCCGCCCGCACGGTTTTCGACCGGCACCGCCGCGCCTACTTCTCCCAGCTGGACAGCAACAATTCCGCTGCCAAGTCGGCCAAGGAAAAGCTGATCGCTGAAGCCGAAGCGCTGTCCAGCTCCACCGACTGGGGTTTCGCCGCCGGCGAGTACCGTCGGCTGATGGATCAGTGGAAGGCATCGCCACGCGCCAGCCGTAAGGACGACGACGCGCTGTGGGCCCGTTTCCGCGCGGCGCAGGATGTATTCTTCACGAACCGCCAGGCCGCCAACGATGAAATCGACCAGGAATACGCCGCCAACCTCACCGTCAAGGAAGCGCTCCTGGCAGAGGCCAACGCCATCCTTCCGGTGAAGGACCTTGCGGCGGCCAAGAAGGCACTCCAGTCCGTCCGCGACCGCTGGGAAGAAGCGGGCAAGGTTCCACGCGCCGATATGGGACGCATTGAAGCCGGGCTGCGCAAGGTTGAGGACGCCGTCCGCCACGCCGAGGAAGAACAGTGGCAGCGCTCCAACCCGGAACGGAAGGCCCGCACCAACAGCGCCCTTTCCCAGCTGGAATCGGCGATCGCCGGCCTGCAGGAGGATCTCGCCAAGGCAGAGAAGACCGGCGACCAGCGCAAGATCAAGGCTGCCCAGGAAGCCCTCGAAGCACGCCAGGCCTGGCTGGACCAGATCCAGCGCTCGGCCAGCGAGCTTTCCTGATCCACCCTCGCTGACGCAGCAGGCCCGGTACCGGTTATCCACATAACCGGAACCGGGCCTGTGCCTGTTAACGGCTGCCGGTGCAGGATGGACGAATGGCGATTCCACCGGCCGCTCCGGGCCCCGATCATGCAACTGCGGCGGACGCTTTGGCGCCCCGTTTTCCGGAACTCTATTCCCCGGACATGCCCTTCGCCTGGCCCGAGCTGCAATCCCTCGCGGCGGATGGACTGCTGGACAGGATCCACCACCGCGGCTACACGCTTCCAGGGCTCCCTGCCTCTCCACAACTGCGGGCGCGGGCGGCGGCAGGGGCGGTGCCCGCTTCGGTCCGCCAAAGGGTGGTCGCGGGCCGGATGACGGCCGCTTGGATCTATGGCTGCGCCGGCGAGCCGGACAGGCTGGCGCTCCTTGTGGATGCCAAGCGGAGGGTTTCCAGCCTGCGGACCACCAGGGGGTGCACCCTGCACGAAGTGAGGCTCGGGCCGTTCGATGTTGTCAGCCTCGGCGGCCTGATGGTCTCAAGCCCTATGCGGACCGCCCTGGACATCGCCCTGCACGTGGACGCCGAGCGCGCCTTGCCCACCCTGGCAAGACTGCTGGCGCGTCCGCAGAACGACGTCCGCCTGCGCCTGCTGGTCCTTGCCATAGAAGCCACGCCGCGGGTGCCCCATAAGAAGGCTGCCCTGGAAAAACTCGCTGCCCTAGCTCCGGCGCTTGTTTCCAGTGGTCCGGTAGACGTCGAACACCCCGTCAATCCTGCGGACGGCGCTCAGGACGTGGCTCAAGTACTTGGGGTCGCCCATCTCAAAGGCAAACCTTGAGATGGCCACCCTGTCCGTGGACGTGTGCACACTGGCTGCCAGGATGTTCACGTGGTTCTCGGACAGGACCCGGGTGACGTCGGACAGGAGGGACTTGCGGTCCAGTGCCTCCACCTGGATCTCCACCAGGAAGACGCTGGACTGTGTCGGCGCCCAGTCCACGTCCACAATCCTGTCCGGCTGGTCCTTCAAGTCCGAGATGTTGGTGCAGTCGGTCCTGTGGACTGAGACGCCCGAGCCCCTTGTTACGAAGCCCAGGATGGGATCCGGCGGGACCGGTGTGCAGCAGCGGGCCAGCTTCACCCAGACATCGCCTACGCCGCGGACCACCACGCCCGAATCGGAGAAACGGGCTTTGGTGACCTGGGTTGGGATGCTGACTTCGGCAATGTCGTCGTCGGCGGTTTCATTGCCGCCGAGACTTTCGACCAGCTTCTCCATGACCGACTGCGCGGACGTATGGCCGTCCCCGACGCCGGCGTACAGGCCGGAGATATCAACGTACTTGAATTCCTCCGCCACCGCGGCGAGGGCCTCGTGGGTCATCAGCCGCTGCAGGGGAAGGTTCTGCTTGCGCATTGCACGGGTCAGCAGTTCCTTACCGCGGTCGATGGCTTCTTCGCGGCGCTCCTTGCTGAACCACTGGCGGATCTTGTTCCGTGCCCTGGCGCTCTTGACGAAATGCTGCCAGTCCTGGCTCGGCCCCGCCCCCTCGGCCTTGGAGGTGAAGATCTCAACCCAGTCGCCGTGGTTCAGTTCGCTGTTGAGCGGTACCAGTTTGCCGTTGACCCGGGCACCGATGGTCCGGTGGCCCACCTCGGTGTGCACGGCGTAGGCGAAGTCCACGGGGGTGGAGCCTGCGGGCAAAGCCATGACCTCGCCCTTGGGGGTGAAGACAAAGACCTCGCGGGCGTTGATCTCGAAGCGTAGCGAATCCAGGAACTCACCGGGATCGGAGGTTTCCTGCTGCCAGTCCACCAGGGAACGCAGCCAGCCCATGTCCCCGTCGCGTGGGCTTCCCGGGCCAACGGCCGTGCGGTTGGGCTGGTCCTTGTACTTCCAGTGCGCGGCGACGCCATACTCGGCCCGGCGGTGCATTTCATGCGTGCGGATCTGGATTTCCACCGGTTTGCCGCCAGGCCCGATCACCGTGGTGTGGAGCGACTGGTACATGTTGAACTTGGGCATCGCGATGTAGTCCTTGAACCTGCCGGGCAGCGGGTTCCAACGGGCGTGCATGGTGCCAAGGGCTGCATAACAGTCCCTGACGGAGTCCACCAGCACCCGCACACCCATGAGGTCGTTGATGTCGTCGAAGTCCTTATCGCGGACGATCATCTTCTGGTAGATGGAGTAATAGTGCTTGGGGCGGCCCGTGATGGTGGCCTTGATCTTGGCCGTGCGCAGGTCTTCGGTGATTTGGTCCCGGATGACGCTCAGGCTCTTCTCCCGCTCGGGGGTCCGGTCCCCCACCATGCGGACAATTTCTTCGTACACCTTGGGGTACAGCGCGGCGAAGGAAAGATCCTCCAGTTCCCACTTGATGGTGTTCATGCCCAGCCGGTGCGCAAGCGGGGCAAAAATTTCCAGGGTCTCGCGGGCCTTGCGGGCTGAGGACTCGGCGGACACGAAGCGCCAGGTCCGGGCGTTGTGCAGCCGGTCAGCCAATTTGATCATCAGCACGCGGATGTCCTTGGCCATCGCAACAACCATCTTGCGGACGGTCTCGGACTGTGCTGCCTCGCCGAAGCTGACTTTGTCCAGCTTCGTCACGCCGTCAACCAGCATGGCCACCTCCGGACCGAAGTCCCGCTTGAGGTCGGCCAGCGTGTAGGGGGTGTCCTCCACCGTGTCATGCAGCAGGGCGGCGGCAAGGGTTGTGCCGCTCAGGCCCAGTTCGGCAAGGATGGTGGCCACGGCCACAGGATGGGTGATGTACGGATCGCCACTTTTGCGCTTCTGCCCGCGGTGGCTCTGCTCAGCGACGTCGAACGCCCGCTGGATGAGTTCGAAGTCCTCTTTCGGGTTGTTGGCCCGGACGGTCCTGAGCAGCGGCTCAAGAATGGGAGAGTACGTGGCCGTGCTGCGACCGGTCAGCCGGGCGAGCCTGGAGCGGGTGCGCTCCCTGCGGCCTGGGAATGTGGGACGGGACCCGGAGTTGTCGACCGGAACGAGCGGCCCGGGGCGCGCGGAGGCGGCCACCCCGGTCTGCGTACCGTGGGCGGGACTATTGTCTCCTTGTGCCGTTGGCGCCGACGCCGAACGTTCTTCCAATGACGTACCCCTCACCACCGTTTTAATTACTTCAGTCTATTCCCCGCGGCGGTGAGTTTTATAACCGGACCCTTAAACGCGGACGGGCCGGACACTGCCGGGATTCTGGCGGTGTCCGGCCCGTGCTGAATGCTCAAGCCTGGGCAGGCTCCGCCGCGGCGTGCCGCTCGGCGGTGGCGCGCCTCTGCTCAACGCGCTTTGCCTGCCTGACGAGGTCCGGCTCGTTCTGGCGCAGCCACGCGTACATGGGGGCCGCCACGAAAATGGTGGCCGCCGTGCCGATGAGGATTCCGACGAACAGCGCCAAGGAAAGGTCGCGCAAGGTACCGGCGCCCAGCAGTCCGGCACCAATGAAGAGGATGGCCCCCACCGGCAGGATCGCCACCATCATGGTGTTGATGGAGCGGACCAGGGTCTGGTTGACGGCGAGGTTGACCTCTTCGGCGAACGTCCGGCGGGTGGAGGCATCCAGGTCCGCGGTGTTCTCGCGGATCTTGTCGAACACCACCACAGTGTCGTAGAGGGAGTAGCTGAGGACGGTCAGGAAGCCGATGATGGCCGAGGGTGTGACCTC contains:
- a CDS encoding GNAT family N-acetyltransferase, with product MDAAWPALERRDTGEWVLRAAAGVTQRANSVWPRDAAEDPVDALREAMQWYRERRLPLIFQVTDSPANTGLNQVLDAQGFTRQSETLIMSRPSGNGFRGAAGAGVEVLDGPDAEWLDLWWSVDGRGGEAERETARGILAGCPSLYALARDDDGVPAAVGRLAMVHGTGGIYCMATSPSARRRGYAATVLQALLAEGGARGVDSSWLLVTAANHAARQLYSQAGFTESGRYIYRQQRPRRALSGC
- a CDS encoding APC family permease, which translates into the protein MSAHQQLQRRLSTLDATAIGLGSMLGAGVFVVFAPAAALAGQLLALSVVIAGAVAYCNAVASAALAAKYPTSGGTYVYGREQLGEWPGFLAGWGFVTGKTASCAAMALTFGSYAWPQYAVPVAVAAVVALTGVNLLGITRTALLTKILLCVVLATLSFVAVAAAVGPHPAPGPAGPAGMASPGGVLPAAGLMFFAFAGYARIATLGEEVKDPVRAIPRAILAALAGAFAIYLVLALLLLNHLPGGQLASTRTPLLDAVLQSGLAAGAPAVQAGAAAACLGALLALITGVGRTTLAMARERDLPGFLARVGGRHTVPYAAELAVAAVVILLLVTTDVMTVVGFSSFGVLIYYAVANAAAYTLPVHPGYAPKWLNAAGFLACLLLAFTLPPAPVLTMAGVLAAGVAGRWLVLRLRR
- the hisS gene encoding histidine--tRNA ligase yields the protein MARTASLSGFPEWLPEERLVELHVLDTLRRVFELHGFSSIETRAVETVGQLLRKGEIDKEVYGLSRLQDDESANPVKEGKADPHALALHFDLTVPFARYVVENAGYLAFPFRRYQIQKVWRGERPQEGRAREFTQADIDVVGDGDLPFRYDVEIALVIAEALSALPIPDFRLRINNRKLAEGFYRGIGLDDTAGVLRSIDKLEKIGAAKVAELLKTELGATDEQARKALQLAGIRTEDTSFVAQVQALGVSDELLDEGLSELEQVIEAAVQRAPGKVVADLSIARGLDYYTGTVVETVLVGHEQLGSICSGGRYDALASKGNRKFPGVGLSIGVTRLVSRILSQDLARASRSVPTAVLVALTHDESWDAAQDVAAQLRSRGIPTEVAAKAEKFGKQIKFADRRGIPFVWFTDDDGTHQVKDIRTGEQVVAAPETWMPPSEDLAVQVSTVTEPAAAL
- a CDS encoding peptidylprolyl isomerase; protein product: MAANSRSARETKRRIQQMEAKRALRRDQEGRRKRDNLVAAGAGATAVVLAVVLQLTVFAGNPTEEEFAAAQADLASPPATASPSATPSAQATNGPHIPAAGTAAGKTFTGELVLNGSPLGVELDGTSAPQAAAVFKSLSDEGYYNGKNCHRLTTGEAFGVLQCGSPTGDGQGDPNYTWGPLENTPADNTYPAGTIAVARTGNNAYGNGTQFFIVYKDTVIPADSAGGYTVVGKVTSGLDVVSSVAAAGITPGSSVTDGAPVEPVTIDSFSLK
- a CDS encoding DUF349 domain-containing protein, yielding MTDSQKSDETATDLTEAAAPGASGEAPEAAGTPAADASDTGAAAEEPAAGQAPAGETPAEAAPAPAPAPAPSPRSAAPSPAAFASRPKPAAAAPAAAAVPAAPATSLAEASKWGRVEGDGHVFLTIDGSEHAVGQYPGVSDDEALAYFARKYDDVAAQIVLLEQRVTSKAPSTDMQKTVTHLREQLAERNMVGDLRSAEARLDKLSEQIVELEKAEKAEHDAVRASELAAREAIVAEAEQISGQDPAQTQWKTSSARMNELFETWKAAQKSGIRLGRSNEDALWKRFRAARTVFDRHRRAYFSQLDSNNSAAKSAKEKLIAEAEALSSSTDWGFAAGEYRRLMDQWKASPRASRKDDDALWARFRAAQDVFFTNRQAANDEIDQEYAANLTVKEALLAEANAILPVKDLAAAKKALQSVRDRWEEAGKVPRADMGRIEAGLRKVEDAVRHAEEEQWQRSNPERKARTNSALSQLESAIAGLQEDLAKAEKTGDQRKIKAAQEALEARQAWLDQIQRSASELS
- the aspS gene encoding aspartate--tRNA ligase; amino-acid sequence: MLRTHDLGSLRSEHIGQTVTLAGWVGRRRDHGGVAFVDLRDASGVAQVVVREEEVFHGLRNEYVLQVTGAVSKRPEGNENPALATGEIEVMADKVVILNTSEPLPFQIDEHVEVGEEARLKHRYLDLRRPGPARNLRLRSEANRVARELLHKDGFVEVETPTLTRSTPEGARDFVVPARLAPGSWYALPQSPQLFKQLLQVGGFEKYYQIARCYRDEDFRADRQPEFTQLDIEASFVDQDDIIALGENIVKALWKLIDVEIPTPIQRITYADAMARYGSDKPDLRFGVELTELTGFFKDTNFGVFKAPYVGAVVMPGGASQPRRTLDGWQEFAKQRGHKGLAYVLFKEDGELAGPVAKNLTDTERAGLADAVGAKPGDCIFFAAGEKPAARALLGAARVEIGHRTGLIDPSAWAFCWVVDAPMFEPAAAAVASGDVAVGAGKWTAVHHAFTSPKPEFLETFDKDPESALSYAYDIVCNGNEIGGGSIRIHERDVQERVFELMGLDREDAQTKFGFLLEGFKYGAPPHGGIAFGWDRVVALLAGVESIRDVIAFPKTGNGYDPLTAAPAPITPQQRKEAGVDFKPEAKPAEGK
- a CDS encoding acVLRF1 family peptidyl-tRNA hydrolase — its product is MPASEGSPHMSVHATGAARPPSVRTAFVSGARLAGWAGRFGAAHGGYWLEDGDDGLRLIAADGAEALLQPPWPVDGRPGRGTDALERLASLASQPRRLGLLLVRRGGYGVAVVGEGAVLASKVGSTYVQSRSAAGGQSQQRFARRRGNQADALVGVVAEHAGRVFSSASFEYVVPGGDRVLSGLVLEHPSLRGYAALPRLAYLDVPDPKAAVLKKAAADACAVRIQVTDPS